The following proteins come from a genomic window of Populus nigra chromosome 6, ddPopNigr1.1, whole genome shotgun sequence:
- the LOC133697004 gene encoding protein DEHYDRATION-INDUCED 19 homolog 4-like, which yields MASDSWVSRFSTSSRRYQTRSDLHEETEAEEDLKAEYLCPFCAEDFDVVGLFCHIDEDHPVEAKNGVCPVCAKRVGMDIVSHITGQHGNFFKVQRKRRLRKGGANSAFSILRKELREGSLQSLLGGSSCFVSSSNTEPDPLLSPFIFNPPGFDEALNAKPLPSVEASSVKGSTTEEFLERKVQQPYLSDKDQEEKSRKSEFVRGLLLSTILDDEL from the exons atggcttCTGATTCATGGGTTTCTCGCTTCTCAACTTCTTCAAGAAGATATCAGACTCGATCTG ATCTGCATGAAGAGACTGAAGCAGAAGAGGATTTGAAAGCTGAGTATTTGTGTCCGTTTTGTGCTGAGGATTTTGATGTTGTTGGTCTCTTTTGCCACATCGATGAAGACCATCCTGTTGAAGCCAAAAATGGG GTGTGTCCAGTTTGTGCTAAAAGGGTGGGGATGGACATTGTTAGTCACATTACTGGGCAGCATGGGAACTTCTTTAAG GTTCAGCGTAAGAGAAGATTGCGAAAGGGGGGAGCTAACTCTGCATTTTCTATATTGAGAAAAGAACTGCGAGAAGGAAGCTTACAATCCCTTCTCGGTGGATCTTCATGCTTTGTTTCTTCCTCCAATACAGAACCTGATCCATTGCTTTCACCTTTCATATTTAATCCACCTGGTTTTGATGAAGCACTGAATGCAAAACCTCTTCCTTCTGTTGAAGCAAGCTCAGTGAAGGGGAGTACAACTGAGGAGTTTCTAGAAAG GAAAGTCCAACAGCCATATCTATCAGACAAGGACCAAGAGGAGAAATCCCGGAAATCAGAGTTTGTCCGAGGACTGTTGCTCTCCACCATTCTTGATGATGAGTTATGA